In a single window of the Deinococcus sp. NW-56 genome:
- the tcmP gene encoding three-Cys-motif partner protein TcmP, protein MAHRKGHVWTAGKLDFLERYLPAFQLACKQFWPTESEPEHSNTYYVDGFSGPGTNQIGSSVRRGSPLIAASVNPPFRKAYFVEKMVQPYRQLVENLQTPELSDRSDRIEVTRGDFNALVDQILASRRPGLPTFFFLDPEGLELEWSTVEKIGRAGRADLFILISAGGVTRCAGSPPTHGSVTRFYGHEDWRPIADHMDPDHVIGQSKFDAFVQLYLKGLRGLGFDHVERYLVAKNSQNSSMHALVFAAKNRTALKIAEDILRKIEHEQQGAAPLFDI, encoded by the coding sequence ATGGCGCACAGGAAAGGACATGTATGGACGGCCGGCAAACTCGATTTCCTGGAGCGGTATCTGCCTGCGTTTCAATTGGCCTGCAAGCAGTTCTGGCCGACTGAGTCCGAACCCGAGCACTCAAACACGTACTACGTTGATGGGTTCTCTGGGCCGGGAACCAACCAGATCGGCAGCAGTGTTCGTCGCGGCTCCCCTCTAATCGCTGCCTCTGTGAACCCCCCATTCCGGAAGGCGTACTTTGTCGAGAAAATGGTGCAGCCGTACCGACAACTCGTCGAAAACTTGCAGACGCCGGAGCTTTCAGACCGAAGCGACCGGATTGAGGTCACGCGAGGGGATTTCAACGCCTTAGTGGACCAAATTCTGGCGAGTCGGCGCCCGGGCCTTCCCACCTTCTTCTTCCTAGACCCCGAAGGCCTTGAGCTGGAATGGAGCACGGTGGAAAAAATCGGGCGTGCTGGCCGCGCGGACCTTTTTATCCTGATCTCCGCTGGGGGGGTGACCCGTTGCGCTGGTAGTCCGCCCACGCACGGCAGCGTCACGCGCTTTTATGGCCATGAAGACTGGCGGCCTATTGCCGACCACATGGATCCAGACCACGTGATTGGCCAGTCGAAGTTTGACGCGTTCGTGCAACTGTACCTGAAGGGCCTGCGCGGCCTTGGCTTTGATCACGTGGAGCGGTATCTCGTGGCCAAGAACAGCCAAAACAGTAGCATGCACGCCCTGGTGTTCGCGGCAAAGAATAGGACAGCGTTGAAAATTGCGGAGGACATTCTCCGCAAAATTGAGCATGAACAGCAGGGGGCTGCTCCGCTGTTCGATATTTAG
- a CDS encoding class I SAM-dependent DNA methyltransferase, with product MDGQAFADKWRHLAPQMSEQAAAQMHWSDLCSVLRRPAPTQGEYASGEYEFERAVRKVGTGTAGRADVFMRDRFIVEYKRAGLNLGPAMQQAFLYARELGNPPLIMASDLLTFRIATNFTGTPPRNIDLTLDDVAVNRRIDDDLTTHEALHALFDDPDRLHPRHVRERVTRSATAQVGAIAQALRHRGAPPRQAAHFVMRLVFAMFAEDVGMLPRGLMERVFKRVQLAPTLSKATFEELFRAMQHGGPFWDLDLRHFNGGLFDDQLALDLTAEEAARLMEASRLDWSNVDPAIFGTLFENSLATEVRAQLGAHFTDVRDIVRITDPVVMVPLRREWAAVKEQAEALAKTKQGKAAALGALQAFHERLGGVRVLDPACGSGNFLVVALGQLLDLEHEVRELARDLGMGEFSLPPRVHPQQMHGLEVEAFAHELASVSTWISYFQWKAAHGGAWEEPILKKLTNIEHRDALLTPEGSKAPWPEAEFIIGNPPFLGGKLLRSNLGDEYVSRLFQAYGGEVARESDLVCYWFERARQAFGGGLTRRVGLVTTNSIRGGANRQVLQRIQDTGALFNAWSDEPWLQQGAAVRVSLVCFDGGEETDRELNGQPVTRINPDLTASTDVTTARPLPENAGVSFMGTTKGGPFDIPGEVARRWLALPNPDGVSNADVVKPWVNGMDLTRRPRDMWAVDFALMPEAQASQYLAPFEYVRERVLPQRRAGRDEPGKLKWWQHLRPRPELRQAFTGLSRYICTPRVAKHRLFVWLPVETVPDSAVIAIARDDDFTFGVLQSRVHEVWSLRQGTALGVGNDPRYTPSTCFETFPFPVPTPEQRAGVEKWAQYAVQMRDHLLAQDARATLTGLYNSVAELRRAPESTHPAMTLLMAHDRLDAAVAAAYGWAWPLTDDEVLARLLALNQERAAAVLT from the coding sequence ATGGACGGACAGGCCTTCGCCGATAAGTGGCGCCACTTGGCTCCACAGATGTCGGAGCAGGCTGCCGCCCAGATGCACTGGAGCGATCTCTGCTCTGTGTTGCGCCGCCCTGCCCCAACCCAAGGGGAGTACGCCTCGGGCGAGTACGAGTTCGAGCGCGCGGTCCGCAAGGTCGGCACCGGGACCGCTGGCCGCGCGGACGTGTTCATGCGTGACCGGTTCATCGTGGAGTACAAGCGGGCGGGCTTGAACCTGGGGCCTGCCATGCAGCAGGCCTTTCTCTACGCCCGCGAGCTGGGCAACCCCCCACTGATCATGGCCAGCGACCTGCTGACGTTCCGCATCGCCACGAACTTCACGGGGACCCCGCCCCGCAACATCGACCTCACGCTGGACGACGTCGCGGTCAACCGGAGGATCGACGACGACCTAACGACGCACGAGGCCCTCCACGCCCTGTTCGACGATCCGGACCGTCTCCACCCCCGGCACGTCCGCGAGCGGGTCACCCGGAGCGCGACCGCGCAGGTCGGCGCCATCGCGCAGGCCCTGCGCCACCGGGGAGCACCACCCCGGCAGGCCGCCCACTTCGTCATGCGCCTGGTCTTCGCCATGTTCGCGGAGGACGTGGGCATGCTGCCGCGCGGCCTGATGGAGCGCGTGTTCAAGCGGGTACAACTTGCCCCGACCCTCAGCAAGGCGACCTTTGAGGAGCTGTTCCGGGCCATGCAGCATGGCGGCCCCTTCTGGGACCTGGACCTGCGGCATTTCAATGGGGGGCTGTTCGACGATCAGCTCGCCCTCGACCTCACCGCTGAAGAGGCCGCCCGCTTGATGGAAGCCTCCCGACTCGACTGGTCGAATGTCGACCCGGCCATATTCGGCACCCTGTTCGAGAACAGCCTGGCCACCGAGGTCCGGGCACAGCTGGGCGCTCACTTTACCGACGTGCGCGACATCGTGCGGATCACCGACCCCGTGGTCATGGTCCCACTGCGACGGGAGTGGGCGGCCGTCAAGGAGCAGGCCGAGGCGCTGGCGAAGACCAAACAGGGGAAGGCCGCCGCGCTGGGGGCCCTCCAGGCCTTCCACGAGCGCCTGGGTGGGGTGAGGGTGCTGGACCCGGCGTGCGGCAGCGGCAACTTCCTGGTGGTGGCCCTGGGCCAGCTGCTCGACCTGGAGCACGAGGTGCGTGAGCTGGCGCGTGACCTCGGGATGGGGGAATTCTCCCTGCCGCCGCGGGTGCATCCTCAGCAGATGCACGGCCTCGAGGTCGAAGCGTTCGCCCATGAGCTGGCGAGCGTGAGCACCTGGATCTCGTATTTCCAGTGGAAAGCGGCGCACGGGGGAGCGTGGGAAGAGCCCATCCTGAAGAAGCTGACGAACATCGAGCACCGGGACGCGCTGTTGACCCCCGAGGGGAGCAAGGCGCCCTGGCCGGAGGCGGAGTTCATCATCGGCAACCCGCCCTTCTTGGGCGGCAAGTTGCTGCGGAGCAACCTGGGGGACGAGTACGTCAGTCGCCTGTTCCAGGCTTATGGCGGGGAGGTGGCGCGGGAGTCCGACCTCGTCTGCTACTGGTTCGAGAGGGCGCGTCAGGCCTTCGGGGGTGGACTGACGCGCCGGGTGGGGCTCGTCACCACCAACAGCATCCGGGGCGGGGCCAACCGCCAGGTGCTTCAGCGGATTCAGGACACGGGTGCGTTGTTCAACGCCTGGAGCGATGAGCCCTGGCTGCAGCAGGGGGCCGCCGTCCGCGTGAGCCTGGTCTGCTTTGACGGGGGCGAGGAGACGGACCGGGAGCTGAACGGCCAGCCCGTCACCCGCATCAACCCCGACCTCACGGCGTCCACGGACGTGACCACGGCCAGGCCGCTGCCAGAAAACGCGGGCGTGTCCTTTATGGGGACCACCAAGGGCGGCCCCTTCGACATCCCGGGGGAGGTGGCGCGGCGCTGGCTGGCCCTGCCCAACCCGGACGGTGTGAGCAACGCGGACGTGGTGAAGCCCTGGGTGAACGGCATGGACCTGACGCGCCGCCCCCGCGATATGTGGGCCGTCGACTTTGCACTGATGCCGGAGGCTCAAGCCAGTCAGTACCTTGCTCCCTTCGAGTATGTCCGCGAGCGCGTTCTGCCTCAGCGGCGGGCTGGACGAGATGAACCCGGCAAGCTGAAGTGGTGGCAGCACCTCCGGCCGCGCCCTGAACTCCGCCAGGCGTTCACGGGCCTCTCCCGCTATATCTGCACCCCGCGTGTGGCCAAGCACCGCCTGTTCGTGTGGCTGCCCGTGGAGACGGTGCCGGACTCTGCCGTGATCGCCATTGCGCGGGACGACGACTTCACCTTCGGCGTGCTGCAATCCCGCGTGCATGAGGTGTGGTCCTTACGGCAGGGCACCGCCCTGGGCGTGGGAAATGACCCCCGTTACACACCGTCGACCTGCTTCGAGACGTTCCCTTTCCCTGTCCCCACGCCGGAGCAGCGGGCCGGGGTGGAGAAGTGGGCGCAGTATGCCGTGCAGATGCGCGATCATTTGCTAGCCCAGGACGCAAGGGCCACACTGACAGGGCTCTACAACTCGGTAGCGGAGTTGCGCCGCGCCCCGGAGAGCACCCACCCGGCCATGACCCTCCTGATGGCCCATGACCGTCTGGATGCCGCCGTCGCTGCGGCCTACGGCTGGGCTTGGCCCCTGACCGACGACGAGGTGCTGGCCCGGCTGCTGGCGCTCAACCAGGAACGCGCGGCCGCCGTCCTGACCTGA
- a CDS encoding DUF5131 family protein, which translates to MASTTTGIEWTDKTWNPTTGCTKVSPGCKHCYALEITKRFPNHFQNGFEFTLHPARLQQPRSWRKPSRIFVNSMSDLFHDQMPLDYLRQIFEVMAACPQHNFQILTKRAERLAEVAHLLPWPEHIWVGVSVETQKYTTRIDALRTVPASVRFLSCEPLLGPLQLDLTGIHWVITGGESGRGCRPIEEDWVRSIRDQCIAADVAFFHKQWGGVRPKSKGRLLDGMEWSQMPRALPVAAD; encoded by the coding sequence ATGGCAAGCACAACAACAGGGATCGAGTGGACTGACAAAACGTGGAATCCCACTACGGGATGCACGAAGGTCAGCCCCGGCTGCAAGCACTGCTATGCCCTGGAAATTACTAAGCGCTTCCCGAACCATTTTCAGAACGGTTTCGAGTTCACGCTTCATCCGGCTCGGCTCCAACAGCCGCGTAGCTGGCGCAAGCCCAGCCGCATCTTCGTCAACTCCATGAGTGACCTCTTCCATGATCAGATGCCGTTGGACTACCTGCGGCAAATTTTCGAGGTCATGGCCGCCTGCCCCCAGCACAATTTCCAGATTCTCACTAAGCGTGCTGAGCGTCTGGCCGAGGTGGCTCACCTATTACCTTGGCCTGAACACATCTGGGTGGGGGTGTCTGTCGAGACACAGAAGTACACCACTAGGATCGACGCCCTGCGTACCGTGCCCGCCTCGGTAAGGTTCCTTTCCTGTGAACCTCTGCTTGGCCCTCTCCAGCTTGATCTAACAGGCATCCACTGGGTGATCACGGGTGGAGAGTCTGGCCGAGGTTGCCGGCCTATCGAAGAAGACTGGGTGCGGAGCATCCGCGATCAGTGCATCGCGGCGGACGTCGCGTTCTTCCATAAGCAGTGGGGCGGGGTGCGCCCGAAGTCGAAGGGCCGCCTGCTTGATGGCATGGAATGGAGCCAGATGCCCAGAGCGCTGCCTGTCGCGGCGGATTAA
- a CDS encoding tyrosine-type recombinase/integrase, producing the protein MIDWDDLSKKDRRKLVEKALKKRDVDTLVSLTLHNLMLYGRGGSDTSPHTLRSYRAGVRFYLGYVISRDWDRLLDHDTDLTVGYLRDLRKQGLTPGTVNARRSAVKALYRALRWAGVTTADPIADTPRAQETVERWDKREAYSREDIAALLAVGDPWEQLFILLGAHAGLRMSELVSLTWDRVNLETRVMVVTGKGRKTASIHLSAALHEALSRVPVEERRHHVLPWRNPKSVRLLLRSLCLMAGVTYERRQVHGLRHSCATLLLEDTRDLYVVARHMRHSSTSTTETYAKTSSQRIANALEGWTGGVVERVTN; encoded by the coding sequence ATGATCGACTGGGATGACCTGAGCAAGAAAGACCGCCGCAAGCTCGTCGAGAAGGCCCTCAAGAAGAGGGACGTGGACACCCTCGTGTCGCTCACTCTCCACAACCTGATGCTCTACGGGCGGGGTGGGTCGGACACCAGCCCGCACACCCTGAGGAGCTATCGCGCGGGCGTGAGGTTCTATCTGGGGTACGTGATCTCGCGCGATTGGGACCGGCTGCTGGACCACGACACCGACCTCACGGTGGGGTACCTGCGGGACCTCAGAAAGCAGGGTCTGACCCCTGGCACGGTCAACGCGAGGCGCTCGGCGGTCAAGGCTCTCTACCGTGCTTTGCGCTGGGCCGGGGTGACCACGGCGGACCCGATCGCCGACACGCCGAGGGCTCAGGAGACGGTCGAGCGGTGGGACAAGCGCGAGGCCTACAGCCGGGAAGACATCGCCGCGCTGCTGGCCGTGGGGGATCCGTGGGAGCAACTGTTCATCCTTCTCGGGGCGCACGCGGGCCTGCGGATGTCCGAGCTGGTCAGCCTGACCTGGGACCGGGTCAACCTGGAGACACGGGTCATGGTGGTGACCGGCAAGGGCCGGAAGACCGCGAGCATCCACCTGAGCGCGGCACTGCACGAGGCCCTCAGCCGGGTGCCCGTGGAGGAGCGGCGGCACCACGTCCTGCCCTGGCGCAACCCCAAATCCGTCCGGCTCCTCCTGCGCTCCCTGTGCCTGATGGCCGGGGTCACGTACGAGCGGCGGCAGGTGCACGGGCTGCGGCACTCCTGCGCGACGCTGCTGCTGGAGGACACGCGGGACCTGTACGTGGTGGCCCGGCACATGCGGCACAGCAGCACGAGTACGACCGAAACCTACGCCAAGACGTCCAGCCAGCGGATCGCCAATGCCCTCGAAGGGTGGACCGGTGGGGTCGTCGAGCGGGTCACGAACTGA
- a CDS encoding helix-turn-helix domain-containing protein: MTRAAVNRARVLLALSHERQAITEVAERAGLPWPYVADICKGLMRAGLAYPDHHYRPTISLTTAPHVERAQAEARALLEREGVRT, encoded by the coding sequence GTGACCCGCGCCGCCGTCAACCGCGCCAGAGTTCTGCTGGCCCTCTCGCACGAGCGGCAGGCCATCACCGAGGTGGCCGAGCGGGCAGGGCTGCCCTGGCCCTACGTCGCGGACATCTGCAAGGGGCTGATGCGCGCAGGACTGGCCTACCCGGACCACCACTACCGTCCGACTATTTCGCTCACCACCGCCCCGCACGTGGAGCGGGCGCAGGCGGAGGCGCGGGCACTGCTGGAGCGCGAGGGGGTCCGGACGTGA
- a CDS encoding M23 family metallopeptidase yields the protein MTICNPVLETDTIRYSIQPGCAFLDPGYYPGTKQAHSGIDLNDVRGGDSDLGNRVRAVADGVVVAAGTFPKWGGIVLIHHPDLGVWTQYGHVYGITVQVGQAVRMGDIVGHIGKMEGGKGWAHLHFEVRRSLLPPDFWASNRYNTRRQATDYIREHYHDPEDWLAEHGALRTLAEVEAARGERRGGGVVVDQPSRAVPLNWYQLHDEAMRPLEGQWVSVVENTKTRERRVVKVGDEKLRKAGLI from the coding sequence ATGACCATCTGCAACCCCGTGCTCGAAACGGACACCATCCGCTACAGCATTCAGCCCGGCTGCGCGTTCCTCGACCCCGGCTACTACCCCGGCACCAAGCAGGCCCACAGTGGCATCGACCTCAACGACGTGCGCGGCGGGGACTCCGACCTGGGCAACCGGGTCCGGGCCGTCGCGGATGGTGTGGTCGTCGCGGCAGGCACATTCCCGAAGTGGGGTGGCATCGTCCTGATCCACCATCCCGACCTCGGCGTCTGGACCCAGTACGGCCACGTCTACGGCATCACGGTCCAAGTCGGGCAGGCCGTCCGCATGGGCGACATCGTGGGCCACATCGGGAAGATGGAAGGCGGCAAGGGCTGGGCGCACCTGCATTTCGAGGTCAGGCGCTCGCTGCTGCCACCGGACTTCTGGGCCTCGAATCGGTACAACACCCGCAGGCAGGCCACCGACTACATCCGCGAGCACTACCACGACCCCGAGGACTGGCTGGCCGAGCACGGGGCACTGCGGACGCTGGCCGAGGTGGAGGCCGCGCGGGGGGAGCGGCGCGGCGGCGGGGTGGTCGTCGATCAGCCCAGCCGAGCGGTGCCGTTGAACTGGTACCAGCTCCATGACGAGGCCATGCGGCCCCTAGAAGGTCAGTGGGTCAGTGTCGTCGAGAACACGAAAACGCGCGAGCGGCGCGTGGTGAAGGTCGGAGACGAGAAGCTCCGGAAAGCGGGGTTGATCTGA